A part of Gemmatimonas groenlandica genomic DNA contains:
- a CDS encoding HDOD domain-containing protein, whose amino-acid sequence MLTSLMPIRDRRDRVIGYAVTTCPADPRRSGSNPDGDARRLVDMVGALTRLAGRSLVVPITPAIVREGAITRFASADAVWLLATESLDDAATRRAVDRLIGAGFHFALQGFPDGEPLPPSLVGSTIVLDAARTPPSALESRVRVLLDAGLRPLVRGVDDRLTRHRVLQSGVPLYSGRLLARGAGVPVDRTTEESVVRAITMLAAFADGRPTDSSFDTFVHDDPHLAASLLRAMGSASLGVRGPRSVTHAITMLGRDAIMDRLVSVAARLIGDAAQDAELGFVALRRARACERVGAALDNAPHARMRLIAGLLSTLEFALGASAPMLAERMSLPNALRDTMVDRQLPLGQLLDVIDALEQGWWDDFASRCGRIGIAPAVVADAWLASWRAARDELGITRNDLS is encoded by the coding sequence ATGCTGACCTCGCTGATGCCGATTCGCGATCGTCGAGACCGCGTGATTGGGTACGCGGTGACGACCTGTCCGGCCGATCCCCGCCGCAGCGGTTCGAATCCCGACGGTGATGCGCGCCGGCTCGTCGATATGGTCGGGGCGCTCACCCGGCTCGCCGGGCGGAGTCTCGTGGTGCCGATCACGCCCGCCATCGTGCGCGAGGGTGCGATTACCCGGTTTGCCTCGGCCGATGCCGTCTGGCTCCTGGCGACCGAGTCACTCGACGATGCCGCAACGCGGCGTGCGGTCGACCGCTTGATTGGCGCCGGATTTCACTTCGCGCTACAAGGGTTTCCCGACGGCGAACCACTCCCTCCCTCGTTGGTGGGCAGCACCATTGTGCTCGATGCAGCGCGTACACCGCCCAGCGCCCTCGAGAGTCGCGTGCGTGTACTGCTCGACGCCGGGCTGCGGCCGCTGGTTCGCGGGGTGGACGACCGCCTCACGCGGCACCGCGTCCTGCAATCCGGTGTGCCGCTGTACAGCGGGCGCCTACTGGCGCGCGGTGCCGGTGTCCCGGTGGACCGTACCACCGAAGAGAGCGTCGTTCGCGCGATCACGATGCTCGCCGCGTTCGCCGATGGCCGCCCCACCGACTCCTCGTTCGATACGTTCGTGCATGACGATCCGCACTTGGCGGCATCGCTGTTGCGCGCGATGGGCTCCGCGTCGCTCGGTGTACGTGGGCCGCGGTCGGTCACGCACGCTATCACGATGCTCGGTCGCGATGCCATCATGGACCGACTGGTGTCGGTCGCGGCACGACTGATCGGTGATGCCGCGCAGGATGCCGAACTCGGATTCGTGGCGCTACGTCGCGCGCGTGCCTGCGAGCGGGTGGGCGCGGCACTCGACAACGCGCCGCATGCGCGCATGCGACTCATCGCCGGCCTGCTCTCCACGCTCGAGTTCGCGCTCGGCGCGTCGGCACCGATGCTGGCCGAGCGCATGTCGCTGCCGAATGCACTGCGCGACACGATGGTCGATCGCCAGCTGCCGCTCGGACAATTGCTCGATGTCATCGATGCCCTCGAACAAGGGTGGTGGGATGATTTCGCGTCTCGCTGTGGCCGTATCGGGATTGCCCCGGCGGTTGTCGCGGACGCATGGCTGGCGTCGTGGCGCGCCGCACGCGACGAGCTTGGCATTACCCGAAACGACCTCAGTTGA
- a CDS encoding sensor histidine kinase, which translates to MADTHSLEALAAIVDIAADAIIALDNDFRIVRFNKGAEQIFGWTEEEMLKQPLDRLLPMTARPVHRGHVRTFAEGSTESRRMAERREIAGLRRNGEQFPAEASIARVTINGERTFMVTLRDVSARRYGEERQQLLATAGWVLAASLDVESTMATITELPVPLLGDWSVLELLSPQGHIRRVAATHKDPLRHDESSALVSRVSELLEADLPATSAGRVAHETEAQRITDVASWLSANFHDAASRVRAEALGASAVLIVPLRAGGRAIGALHLVRSRPGSTHSIEEVVVAGQFAGLAALALENARLYQESRRAVRERDDMLAIVSHDLRNPVNAIVMLTGAVLNREPGDERPLMDRDDVEAIRGAARQADGLIQDLQDVSRIATARLQVERQPVLLSELVKESADMFEPVMEDAILRFVRQIDDQLPPVQADRHRIEQVLSNLLGNAVRFTPHGGEIVLTASRHHDHVRISVCDTGPGVAPDDVPRLFERHWQAPRLLRAGSGLGLFIAKGIVEAHGGEIGVESVIGEGSEFWFTVPL; encoded by the coding sequence ATGGCTGACACGCATTCGCTTGAAGCGCTCGCGGCAATCGTCGACATCGCCGCTGACGCCATTATCGCGCTCGACAACGACTTCCGCATCGTGCGTTTCAACAAGGGCGCCGAGCAGATTTTTGGTTGGACCGAAGAAGAGATGCTGAAGCAACCTCTCGATCGGTTACTGCCCATGACGGCGCGTCCTGTCCACCGTGGACATGTACGCACCTTCGCCGAGGGGAGTACCGAATCGCGCCGAATGGCAGAGCGCCGCGAAATTGCCGGACTTCGTCGCAACGGTGAACAGTTCCCCGCCGAAGCGTCGATTGCACGCGTGACCATCAATGGCGAACGCACCTTCATGGTCACGTTGCGCGATGTCAGTGCGCGGCGCTACGGTGAGGAGCGACAACAGCTGTTGGCCACGGCCGGCTGGGTCTTGGCGGCGTCGCTCGATGTGGAGTCGACGATGGCGACAATCACCGAGCTGCCGGTGCCGCTGTTGGGCGACTGGAGCGTACTCGAATTGCTGTCGCCGCAGGGACACATCCGACGCGTTGCCGCCACGCATAAAGATCCGCTGCGCCATGATGAATCGTCGGCGCTGGTTTCCCGCGTGTCGGAATTGCTCGAAGCCGACCTTCCGGCAACGAGCGCCGGACGTGTCGCGCACGAAACAGAAGCGCAGCGCATCACCGACGTGGCATCATGGCTGTCGGCGAATTTTCACGACGCGGCCTCACGCGTGCGGGCGGAAGCGCTTGGTGCGAGCGCGGTGTTGATCGTGCCACTTCGCGCCGGTGGGCGGGCGATCGGTGCGCTCCATCTCGTGCGGTCGCGGCCTGGTTCGACGCACAGCATCGAAGAAGTGGTCGTGGCCGGTCAGTTTGCCGGTCTCGCTGCCTTGGCCCTCGAAAACGCGAGACTGTATCAGGAATCGCGACGCGCCGTGCGTGAGCGCGACGACATGCTGGCCATCGTGTCACACGATCTGCGGAATCCGGTAAATGCCATCGTCATGCTCACGGGGGCCGTCCTCAATCGCGAGCCCGGCGATGAGCGGCCGCTGATGGATCGTGATGATGTCGAGGCGATTCGCGGCGCGGCCCGGCAGGCCGATGGCCTGATTCAGGATCTGCAAGACGTCTCCCGTATCGCGACCGCGCGTCTACAGGTGGAACGACAGCCCGTATTGCTGTCAGAGTTGGTGAAGGAGTCGGCCGACATGTTCGAGCCGGTAATGGAAGATGCGATCCTGCGTTTCGTACGACAGATCGACGACCAATTGCCACCGGTTCAGGCCGACCGTCATCGCATTGAGCAGGTACTGTCCAACCTCCTCGGCAATGCCGTGCGCTTCACACCGCACGGCGGCGAGATTGTGCTCACGGCCTCGCGCCATCACGACCACGTGCGGATCAGCGTGTGCGATACTGGCCCAGGTGTCGCCCCTGACGACGTACCTCGGCTGTTCGAACGCCACTGGCAGGCACCGCGACTGCTGCGCGCGGGTTCGGGACTCGGACTCTTTATCGCCAAGGGCATCGTCGAAGCACACGGCGGCGAGATCGGCGTGGAGAGCGTGATCGGAGAGGGCAGCGAGTTCTGGTTCACGGTGCCGCTGTAA
- a CDS encoding heavy metal translocating P-type ATPase, whose protein sequence is MRWTSIPRLPAAALAFLAAGAVAPLVVSADPWRNRIWFVGLVLTGIPVAWRTFAGLLRGEFAADVVAMLAIAGSILLGQPLAGLVVVLMQTGGEALDAYAVARASSAVKSLEADAPRTAHRVVKGQVHDIEATEIAPGDELLVRPGELVPCDGTVVGGSSHVDTSRLTGEPIPVRAATGTSLLSGSVNQEGALTLRAVRTSQDSQYARIVDLVRTAQASKSPLQRTADKWAVWFTPLTLGACLMAWLVSHDWTRVLAVLVVATPCPLILAAPVAIIGGINRAARRSIIVRNGGALEALASVNSAVFDKTGTLTVGKPRVHQVVTDDGTSDVTMLEVAAAVEQGSGHLLARVIVAEAESRGATMMIATELVETPGRGVTGMVNGRYVAVGSPDFVRERVPSLAARLAALEVGVSGLRAYVATDGSHGGVENGFVPAVARIEFADELRDDLAPMFAELAALGISDAYLYSGDKAENVAKIAREVGISQYEGDLTAEAKVARVAALEARGRRVVMVGDGTNDAPSLTTATVGIALAGHGGGVVAEAADVVLLIDDPRRVPEAVRIGRRSLMIAKQSIGVGLGLSLVGMGFAAAGMLTPIAGALIQEAIDVAVILNALRAAGAGLTANGARN, encoded by the coding sequence ATGCGCTGGACGTCCATCCCCCGTTTGCCGGCGGCCGCGCTCGCTTTCCTCGCGGCGGGTGCGGTCGCGCCACTCGTGGTGAGCGCGGATCCCTGGCGCAATCGCATCTGGTTTGTCGGTCTCGTTCTCACGGGAATTCCCGTGGCGTGGCGGACCTTTGCCGGGTTGTTGCGCGGCGAGTTCGCCGCTGACGTGGTGGCGATGCTGGCGATCGCCGGCTCCATCCTGTTGGGACAACCGTTGGCTGGTCTCGTGGTAGTGCTCATGCAGACCGGCGGAGAGGCGCTCGATGCGTACGCGGTGGCGCGCGCCTCGAGTGCCGTGAAGTCACTGGAAGCCGATGCACCGCGCACGGCGCACCGCGTGGTGAAGGGACAGGTCCACGACATCGAGGCCACGGAGATCGCGCCGGGCGATGAGCTGCTCGTCCGTCCCGGCGAATTAGTGCCCTGCGACGGCACCGTGGTGGGCGGCTCGTCGCACGTCGACACCTCACGACTCACCGGCGAGCCGATTCCCGTGCGCGCCGCGACCGGCACGTCGCTGCTCTCCGGTAGTGTGAATCAGGAGGGCGCGTTGACGCTGCGCGCCGTACGCACCTCACAAGACAGTCAGTACGCCAGGATCGTGGATCTGGTGCGGACCGCGCAGGCGTCGAAGAGCCCACTACAGCGTACGGCGGATAAATGGGCCGTGTGGTTCACCCCGCTCACGCTTGGCGCCTGCCTGATGGCGTGGCTCGTGTCACACGACTGGACCCGTGTGCTGGCGGTGCTGGTGGTGGCCACGCCCTGCCCGCTCATTTTAGCGGCACCGGTGGCGATCATTGGTGGCATCAATCGCGCGGCGCGTCGGTCGATCATCGTGCGCAACGGTGGCGCGCTCGAAGCGCTGGCGTCGGTGAACTCGGCGGTGTTCGACAAGACGGGCACCCTTACCGTCGGCAAGCCGCGGGTGCATCAGGTCGTGACTGACGACGGGACGTCAGACGTGACGATGCTCGAGGTCGCAGCCGCCGTGGAACAAGGCTCCGGACATTTGCTGGCCCGCGTGATCGTGGCCGAGGCGGAGTCTCGTGGTGCCACGATGATGATCGCGACCGAGTTGGTGGAAACGCCGGGGCGCGGCGTGACGGGGATGGTGAACGGACGCTATGTCGCGGTGGGGTCGCCCGACTTCGTACGCGAGCGGGTGCCGTCGTTGGCCGCGCGGTTGGCCGCGTTGGAAGTCGGCGTATCGGGGTTGCGCGCGTATGTGGCGACCGACGGCAGTCACGGCGGCGTGGAGAACGGCTTTGTACCTGCGGTCGCCCGCATTGAGTTCGCCGATGAACTGCGCGACGATCTGGCGCCGATGTTCGCGGAACTGGCCGCGCTCGGGATCAGCGACGCGTATCTGTATTCCGGCGACAAGGCCGAGAATGTGGCGAAGATCGCGCGCGAGGTCGGGATTTCGCAGTACGAAGGCGATCTCACGGCGGAGGCGAAGGTCGCGCGCGTGGCAGCCTTGGAAGCGCGCGGTCGTCGGGTGGTCATGGTAGGCGACGGCACGAACGACGCGCCGTCGTTGACCACGGCGACGGTTGGCATTGCGTTGGCCGGACACGGCGGCGGTGTGGTCGCGGAAGCGGCCGATGTGGTGCTGCTCATTGATGACCCGCGTCGCGTGCCGGAGGCGGTGCGGATTGGACGGCGATCGTTGATGATCGCGAAGCAGTCTATTGGTGTGGGGCTCGGGCTCTCGCTGGTGGGGATGGGGTTTGCGGCGGCGGGGATGCTGACGCCGATTGCGGGGGCGCTGATACAAGAGGCGATCGATGTGGCGGTGATATTGAATGCGTTGAGAGCAGCGGGCGCGGGCCTAACGGCGAACGGCGCTAGGAATTAG
- a CDS encoding carbonic anhydrase: MPHENRDPQAALAALYAGNARFASGEITAPNRHMARLKEVSDTQAPFAAFLGCADSRVPVEIVFDQGFGDLFVTRIAGNVADAAIIGSLEFGTEVLGAQVLYVLGHTRCGAVTATMEGHDVPGQISTLYQHIRRAAKEARGDLNEAIRRNVQIQAEVLREASPVIARRVARGELVIAGGVYDLDTGLVAPVVLE, from the coding sequence ATGCCCCACGAAAACCGCGATCCACAGGCTGCGCTCGCTGCGCTGTACGCCGGTAACGCACGCTTCGCCAGCGGGGAGATCACGGCGCCGAATCGCCACATGGCGCGCCTCAAGGAAGTCAGCGACACGCAGGCGCCATTTGCGGCGTTCCTCGGCTGTGCGGATTCGCGCGTCCCAGTCGAGATCGTCTTCGACCAAGGGTTCGGCGATCTATTCGTCACGCGCATTGCCGGCAATGTGGCCGATGCCGCGATCATCGGCTCGCTGGAGTTCGGTACCGAGGTACTTGGCGCGCAGGTGTTGTACGTGCTTGGCCACACACGCTGCGGTGCCGTCACGGCCACGATGGAAGGCCACGACGTGCCGGGACAGATCTCGACGCTCTACCAGCATATTCGTCGCGCGGCCAAGGAAGCGAGGGGCGATCTCAACGAAGCAATCCGCCGCAACGTGCAGATCCAAGCGGAGGTGCTCCGCGAGGCTTCTCCGGTAATTGCCCGACGGGTAGCGCGCGGCGAGCTCGTGATCGCCGGCGGTGTGTACGACCTCGATACCGGACTCGTCGCCCCGGTCGTGCTGGAGTGA
- a CDS encoding response regulator transcription factor: MRILVIEDDRLVADLMRQVLIDDGYDVDIAPVAEDGRRLALSTAYDAIVLDLELPDRNGLAVLQDLRREGSTTPIVVATAHDTTADVVRALDAGADDYLQKPFPNEVLAARVRAAIRRGGARSMERVSAGDLTLNRVSHEVHCHSKPVNLTARQYSLLEFLAMRAGETVTRPMLLENVWHLQFDPGSNVVDVHVAQLRKRLRESGSVVDIRTVRGEGYSLDLG, from the coding sequence ATGCGGATCTTGGTCATCGAAGACGATCGACTCGTCGCTGATCTGATGCGTCAGGTCCTGATCGACGATGGATACGACGTCGACATCGCACCGGTTGCCGAAGATGGACGACGGCTCGCGCTGTCGACCGCGTACGATGCGATCGTTCTCGATCTCGAGTTGCCCGATCGCAACGGTCTCGCCGTGCTACAGGATCTTCGCCGCGAAGGAAGCACCACGCCGATTGTGGTCGCCACGGCGCACGATACGACCGCGGATGTCGTTCGCGCGCTCGACGCCGGAGCCGATGACTATCTGCAGAAGCCGTTTCCCAACGAAGTACTGGCGGCCCGGGTACGGGCGGCGATTCGCCGCGGTGGCGCGCGATCGATGGAGCGTGTCAGTGCCGGCGATCTGACGCTCAATCGCGTGTCACACGAGGTGCACTGCCACAGCAAGCCGGTCAACCTGACGGCGCGGCAGTATTCACTGCTCGAGTTTCTGGCGATGCGTGCCGGTGAAACGGTCACGCGGCCGATGCTCCTCGAGAATGTGTGGCACTTGCAGTTCGATCCCGGCTCGAACGTCGTCGATGTGCACGTCGCTCAGCTGCGCAAGCGACTGCGGGAGTCCGGAAGCGTGGTCGACATCCGGACCGTACGCGGCGAGGGCTACTCGCTCGACCTCGGCTGA
- a CDS encoding RidA family protein: protein MPHADAPSDRPWTPVVLPNLPAPAGAYSPGVRTANMGSLLFVSGQTPRDQATGDIVEGDVEAQTRLTLANMERILIAGGATLANVVSITVYLADENDWGTFDRVYRTVFSAPYPARAVVGASLRGIRVEISAIAAL from the coding sequence ATGCCACACGCTGACGCACCGTCCGATCGTCCGTGGACTCCCGTCGTGCTGCCCAACCTGCCGGCGCCTGCGGGAGCCTACTCTCCGGGCGTGCGCACCGCAAATATGGGGAGCCTCTTGTTCGTCTCCGGTCAGACGCCGAGGGACCAAGCCACCGGGGACATCGTCGAAGGAGACGTCGAAGCGCAGACGCGCCTCACCCTCGCCAACATGGAGCGGATCCTCATTGCCGGCGGTGCCACGCTGGCCAACGTGGTCAGCATCACGGTGTATCTGGCCGATGAGAACGATTGGGGAACGTTCGATCGTGTGTACCGCACGGTGTTCTCAGCGCCATATCCGGCGCGAGCCGTGGTCGGTGCATCGCTGCGCGGCATCCGCGTCGAAATCTCGGCGATCGCCGCGCTCTAG
- a CDS encoding RNA-binding S4 domain-containing protein translates to MRDDDEQSPPGKVRLDKWLWAARFFKTRALAAEAIDGGKVDVNGDRAKRAKLVQAGDEVRVQQGPLAWQLRVKDVAERRGSAEIAQRLYEEVADGKRKREAAQEQLRQMPTAFAFGDSKPGKRDRRAIRRLKGDS, encoded by the coding sequence ATGCGCGACGATGACGAGCAGTCTCCACCGGGCAAGGTTCGACTCGACAAGTGGCTTTGGGCCGCGCGGTTCTTCAAGACGCGAGCGCTCGCCGCGGAAGCAATCGACGGCGGCAAGGTTGACGTCAACGGCGACCGCGCGAAGCGCGCCAAGTTGGTGCAGGCGGGCGACGAGGTCCGCGTGCAGCAGGGCCCTCTTGCGTGGCAGCTTCGCGTGAAGGATGTCGCTGAGCGCCGCGGCTCCGCCGAAATCGCCCAGCGGCTCTACGAGGAAGTCGCCGACGGCAAGCGGAAACGCGAGGCCGCGCAGGAACAGCTGCGACAGATGCCGACGGCATTTGCCTTCGGCGACAGCAAGCCTGGGAAGCGAGACCGACGCGCTATTCGCCGACTCAAAGGCGACAGTTGA
- a CDS encoding PEP-CTERM sorting domain-containing protein, with product MKWSALAAAFTAALLSVMPAQASAQSIACAMGSSLCVGYEITDYTTTGLSLRVWNASPSIQQARIESIALWNIGGISGALHDWSASNDVTVDNAGAGWSYGTPSGWISGPVSTPSLSAKTGTNGGIVGQAGSAGGGTRWQTANANVNDPSAFLTFRFTYTGAPALLANNVLFGFRAKSLEPTVDDAASYKCDPTSTNCALVECQGTNCAHYTAIVPEPQTIALVATGLLGLIAVSRRRRNQ from the coding sequence ATGAAGTGGTCTGCTCTCGCCGCCGCGTTCACCGCCGCGCTGCTGTCCGTTATGCCGGCTCAGGCCAGCGCGCAGTCCATTGCGTGCGCTATGGGCTCGTCACTCTGCGTCGGCTACGAGATCACCGACTACACGACCACCGGCCTGTCGCTTCGCGTCTGGAACGCGAGCCCTTCCATCCAGCAAGCGCGCATCGAATCGATCGCGCTCTGGAACATCGGTGGCATCAGTGGTGCCCTGCATGATTGGAGCGCCTCCAACGACGTGACTGTGGACAACGCCGGCGCTGGCTGGAGCTACGGCACCCCAAGCGGATGGATCAGCGGCCCGGTTTCCACTCCCTCGCTTTCGGCCAAAACCGGCACGAACGGCGGTATCGTCGGCCAGGCCGGTTCGGCCGGCGGCGGTACCAGGTGGCAAACCGCCAACGCCAACGTGAATGACCCGAGCGCGTTTCTCACGTTCCGGTTCACCTACACCGGCGCCCCCGCACTACTCGCGAACAACGTGCTATTCGGATTCCGCGCCAAGTCACTCGAGCCCACCGTCGACGACGCCGCGTCGTATAAGTGCGATCCCACCAGCACCAATTGCGCGCTCGTGGAGTGCCAAGGCACCAACTGCGCCCATTACACGGCCATCGTCCCCGAACCGCAAACCATCGCGCTCGTCGCCACCGGACTGCTAGGGCTCATCGCCGTGTCTCGCCGCCGCCGCAACCAATAG
- a CDS encoding alanine racemase encodes MTTYLEQLETPVPIVDMDRLAFNLDRMAAYATLHGLQLRPHVKTHKSPRIAADQLRLGAVGLTCATLREAEVMAEVCEDLLVAYPPVGAARLERLARLPRAVRVTVAADDANALDALNVAARLGQRQFDVLVEADLGMHRVGVSSPERAVAIAKHIDRASALNFAGMLFYPGHIREAVGEQGAALSQLGANIATYVQAFEAAGLPPRIVSGGSTPAAWRMHEVPGVTEVRPGTYVYNDRTTAMIGACDWDDCALTVLATVVSVAVKGQAVIDAGTKALGREPLRAEGDGYGALLDHPEVVVSRMSEEHGILDLSKTDWRPRLGDQVRVVPNHVCIVVHLFDEIIGVRGHAVETRWPVEARGRGPALDELAEGPSRPRAV; translated from the coding sequence ATGACGACGTATCTCGAGCAGCTCGAGACACCGGTACCGATCGTCGACATGGATCGGCTCGCGTTCAATCTGGACCGAATGGCGGCGTACGCCACCCTGCACGGGCTTCAACTGCGGCCGCACGTCAAAACACACAAGTCGCCACGGATTGCCGCCGACCAACTCCGCCTGGGCGCCGTCGGGCTGACGTGCGCCACACTGCGGGAGGCCGAAGTGATGGCGGAGGTCTGCGAGGATCTGCTGGTGGCGTACCCGCCGGTCGGGGCAGCGAGACTCGAACGGCTCGCGCGGCTGCCGAGAGCGGTGCGTGTGACCGTCGCCGCTGACGACGCCAATGCGCTCGACGCCCTCAACGTCGCGGCACGACTCGGGCAACGACAGTTCGACGTACTCGTGGAAGCGGATCTCGGCATGCATCGCGTTGGTGTGTCATCGCCCGAGCGTGCGGTCGCGATCGCGAAGCACATCGATCGTGCGTCGGCACTGAATTTCGCCGGCATGCTCTTCTATCCCGGCCACATTCGCGAGGCCGTGGGCGAACAGGGCGCGGCGCTCTCGCAGCTCGGTGCGAACATCGCGACCTATGTGCAGGCGTTCGAAGCCGCGGGTTTGCCGCCGCGCATCGTCAGCGGCGGCTCCACGCCGGCCGCCTGGCGCATGCACGAAGTCCCCGGCGTGACGGAAGTGCGACCCGGAACGTATGTGTACAACGATCGCACCACGGCGATGATCGGCGCGTGCGACTGGGATGATTGCGCGCTCACCGTGCTTGCCACGGTGGTGAGCGTGGCGGTGAAGGGACAGGCGGTCATCGATGCCGGCACGAAGGCGCTCGGCCGCGAGCCACTGCGCGCTGAGGGCGACGGCTACGGCGCGCTACTCGATCATCCCGAGGTCGTGGTGTCACGGATGTCGGAAGAGCATGGCATCCTCGATCTCTCCAAGACGGACTGGCGCCCACGACTGGGCGATCAGGTGCGCGTCGTGCCCAACCACGTCTGCATTGTCGTCCATCTGTTCGACGAAATCATCGGGGTGCGTGGCCACGCCGTCGAGACGCGCTGGCCCGTGGAAGCACGCGGTCGCGGACCGGCCCTCGACGAACTGGCCGAAGGCCCGTCGCGTCCGCGAGCGGTGTAA
- the ybaK gene encoding Cys-tRNA(Pro) deacylase, giving the protein MTPAILLVRKAKIAHDVLSYEHDPAAESYGREAVDLLQLEPTMVFKTLVADAEGVGLVCAVVPVLMMLDLKALADAVGARRVRMADPAAAERATGYVVGGISPLGQKKQLPVVIDATALAFERVYVSAGRRGLELSLAPMDLVKLSRGRTGPIARA; this is encoded by the coding sequence ATGACGCCCGCCATCCTGTTAGTGCGAAAAGCCAAGATCGCGCACGACGTGCTCTCCTATGAGCACGACCCGGCCGCCGAATCGTACGGACGCGAAGCCGTGGACCTGTTGCAACTCGAGCCCACGATGGTGTTCAAGACACTCGTCGCCGACGCGGAAGGCGTTGGACTCGTCTGTGCCGTGGTACCCGTGCTGATGATGCTCGATCTGAAAGCGCTGGCCGATGCGGTGGGCGCCCGACGTGTACGCATGGCCGACCCAGCGGCGGCGGAACGGGCCACCGGCTACGTCGTTGGCGGGATCAGTCCGTTGGGCCAGAAGAAACAACTCCCGGTGGTGATCGATGCGACTGCGCTCGCCTTCGAACGCGTCTACGTGAGCGCCGGCCGTCGCGGACTCGAACTCTCGTTGGCGCCGATGGATCTGGTGAAGCTCTCGCGGGGGCGCACGGGGCCGATCGCCCGCGCGTAG
- the dinB gene encoding DNA polymerase IV has product MTTLSPRRILLVDADAFFVAVARQEDPDGAGKASLLIVGGRPGSRGVVCSASYECRAYGVRSAMPISRALKLCPQATCVPVPRGACSARSKQIQQVLATFAPIVQASSIDEWYCDMGGTEALYGHESLEATAHRIRDAVFSATGLTVSIGGGTSRLVAKMAVELAKPKPGSGATGVRCVTPGQESAFLAPFRLADLPMVGPRFSATLERMGLETIADAQRWSEADLQSRLGERAGAWLHRRVRGIDDSIVTPREVQKQVSREETFGRDLHDDDLIERELLRLAVRVSTDLRRQGLRARTVTVKLKDADFKTRSAQRTLAQPIESEKSVIKAARVLYRALRGKRRVGVRLVGIGLSHFDDDSGSGTGAVTQLGFFAASPPPVPEGEPVENAKDRALTRALDQIRDRYGSSAIIPARLVDSSRDTGPRVEE; this is encoded by the coding sequence ATGACCACTCTTTCGCCACGCCGCATTCTGCTGGTCGACGCCGACGCGTTCTTCGTGGCCGTGGCACGCCAGGAGGATCCGGACGGTGCGGGCAAGGCGTCGTTGCTGATCGTGGGTGGTCGGCCTGGTTCACGCGGCGTGGTGTGCAGTGCCTCGTACGAGTGCCGCGCCTACGGAGTGCGCTCGGCGATGCCCATCTCGCGTGCGCTCAAACTGTGCCCACAGGCCACCTGCGTGCCGGTACCCCGCGGTGCCTGCAGCGCGCGCAGCAAGCAGATCCAGCAGGTGCTGGCCACTTTCGCCCCGATCGTCCAGGCATCGAGCATCGACGAGTGGTACTGCGACATGGGCGGCACCGAAGCGCTGTACGGTCACGAGTCGCTCGAGGCCACGGCGCATCGTATCCGGGACGCGGTGTTCTCCGCCACCGGTCTCACGGTCTCCATCGGCGGCGGGACATCGCGGTTGGTCGCCAAGATGGCGGTCGAACTGGCCAAGCCAAAGCCCGGTTCTGGCGCTACCGGCGTACGCTGCGTCACGCCCGGCCAGGAATCCGCGTTTCTGGCGCCATTCCGGCTGGCCGACCTGCCGATGGTTGGCCCGCGGTTCTCGGCCACGCTGGAGCGCATGGGGCTGGAGACCATCGCCGACGCGCAGCGGTGGAGCGAGGCCGACCTGCAGTCCCGCCTCGGGGAGCGCGCCGGCGCCTGGCTGCATCGGCGCGTTCGGGGCATCGATGATAGCATCGTGACGCCTCGCGAGGTCCAGAAGCAGGTGAGTCGCGAGGAGACGTTTGGGCGCGACTTGCACGACGACGACCTCATCGAGCGCGAACTGCTCCGGTTGGCGGTCCGCGTGAGCACCGACCTGCGCCGTCAGGGGCTCCGGGCGAGAACCGTCACGGTGAAGCTCAAAGATGCCGACTTCAAGACGCGATCGGCCCAGCGGACGTTGGCCCAGCCGATCGAGTCCGAGAAGTCGGTGATCAAAGCGGCGCGGGTACTGTACCGGGCGCTCCGGGGCAAACGGCGGGTCGGAGTGCGCCTGGTCGGCATCGGGCTTTCGCACTTCGACGACGACAGCGGCTCCGGGACCGGCGCCGTCACCCAGCTCGGCTTTTTCGCGGCCTCGCCGCCGCCCGTGCCGGAAGGGGAACCGGTCGAAAACGCCAAGGATCGGGCGCTCACGCGGGCACTCGACCAGATCCGGGACCGCTACGGGAGTAGCGCGATCATTCCGGCCCGTTTGGTCGATAGCTCGCGCGATACCGGGCCGAGGGTGGAAGAATGA